In the genome of Nomascus leucogenys isolate Asia chromosome 12, Asia_NLE_v1, whole genome shotgun sequence, the window ACAATTCCTCAGAATCAATTATTCTTGGGAAACTGTAGGGGAGAATTCATGTGTTACTATCTCAAATAGAGCCAGTCAGTGGGATCAGGACTTCTGTGTGCTGGAGTTTTGTCTCTTGGTATTTGGCAGTGTTTCAGACTTGAGTTAGTTCTAATCTTCTGTTCAGAGGGTTACATTCTCCTCACCATTGTGATACCTGTCATTTAGAATCtctgtatgtgtttttttttttttttttttttttttttgagacagaatctttctctgtcccccaggcttgagtgcagtggcgcgatctcggctcaccgcaacctccacctcctgggttcacgccattctcctgcctcagcctcctgagtagctgggactacaggcgcccgccaacacgcccggctaattttttgtatttttagtagagacagggtttcaccgtgttagccaggatggtctcgatctcctgacctcgtgatctgcccgcctcggcctcccaaagtgctgggattacaggcttgagccaccgcgcccggcctagaatttctgtatgttttaagtTGAGCTCCCTTGCTTCACTGCCACAGAAATATGAGTATATTTTGGTTTTAGAGGAAATTggtcatgttttcttttctaattttactaACCAGCTGAACTTccatcgcttttttttttttttttttcgaggcaaggtctcactctgtaccccaggctggagtgcagtggtgcgatcagagtagctgggaccacaggtatgtcccactatgcccagctaatttttgtttattgtttgtagagatggagttgtgtcatgttgctcaggctggtctcgaactcctgggctcaagcagtcctcctgccttggtctcccaaagtgttgagattacaagtgtgagccaccatgccaggcctcatTACATTCTTTTAATGTTAAAGTTAGATAGATTCTTGGAACCCTTATCTGGGTTGCATTAAGTGGAGAGGGTTGCCTCTTAACCTGCATGACAGTATCCTCATATTTCTCCCAAGGACATGGCCTTGAGGAACTTACATATTTCTATGTTTTGCTTCATTGAACAAGCAATATAAGTCTGATTAGTGACCTAACAAGGACAGTCTGCTGCTCATCCAGTTCCAAGACTTTAAAGATGGCCCTGAGGCTTACGAGCAGGATCCTTTGTGTCTGTCTTACAGAGGATTACATTTCTAATATCCCCACAGAACTCCAGATTGAACTAGGTCAAAGTAGACCTCCTGGGATGGGGCAGAAGTGGATGTAGAACTACCACCTGTTCCTCAGCTGAATGGCAACAGCAGGTGACAGAGGACCCAAGGTTGGAGTGGCATGAAACACCTTAGTGCAGTTGGACTTGGGAGTTAAACGAACGTGTATGTCCgacaggcttttcttttcttccggAATGTTGTTTGATGGGTTTGGATTGGAGGGACCAAATGGCTTTTTCTAGATCTAGTGTGGAAAGTGACATGCATTCTTTTGACCCTTCATCATGCTCCACCTAGAATAGGGTTTCTCATCCTCGGCATTATTGACATTTCGTGCTGGATGATTCTTTGTTGTGGCagactgttctgtgcattataggatgtttcttttttcttttgagacagggtttcattctgtcacctgggctggagtgcagtggcactgtcacatcccactgcagcttcgaccttccaggctcatgcgattctcctaccttagcctcccaagtagctgggatcacaggtgcatgccaccacgccaggctaatttttatattttgtgtagagatggggttttaccatgttgtccaagctgatctcaaactcctgggctcaagtgttcctcccaccttggcctctcaaagtgcagggattacagatgtgagccactgcacctgtcctatAGGATGTTTCTAAATATCCCTGGCTTCTACTCATTACATGCTGCTTGCAGTCCCCTTCCCCACCAGGCATAATAAtcagaaatgtctccagacattgccacatATTCCCCAGGGGTCAAATttgcccctggttgagaaccactgacctaaaAGCTATTATAATTCCTAGTACATTGATGATCTAGCCTGGGATCTAGGACTTAAAGGTGGCTAGTGTGTTTGTTTCCTCTCAAATGTAGGGAGTTAACTTCAAGGGATTGAAGCTTATAGAATTACATCCATTGATACATAATTAGGACCACAGTGCTTTCCTGTATTTTGCCTTATTTTCCATTGTGACGGTATGTGGGGACAGTGTTTCTTCATTTCCTGGGGTTTAAGCACACTTTAAATTAGGGAACTGTGGAGCAACCGGCTCTTCTCGTTGGTTTAATGTGAAACCTACCCATCTGCTTTATCTGAGATCCTCATAATCAACAGCTGGCCCAAGGGAACAGGTGGGATAGGGAACAAAGAGAAGTTGCAGGGGCTCTGAggaggctcagttttctcatgttgCCTGCTATGAGCAAGAACTTATTTTCCTTTAGCACCTTCATTTGTACCCAGTGACAGCAACAGGTGAATCGAGAGGAAGAGACAAGGAATACCAGTCTATAGTTGAATAGCTATTTCCCATGCTTTGGGTGGGGCATCTGGGCTCTCAAAACTATGGATTACATTTCCTGTCTACATATCAGAACCCATGGTATATAGGGTTAAGTGATCCCAGAGTGTACCTCCCCTTTTCTTAAGGGAATGAGTTTCTCTGtgctttcattttagtttttcatcTGAGGAAGAAAGGACCAGTTTCTACTTACTCTTCAGCTTTCTCTATCAGCTTTGTTTTTCCAAAGaagcttattattttattctgtttcctaGTCTAGCCTCAGTTCCTTTTTGTATAAAATGGACAGAGCAACCTGTCTTATTGTTGAGTAGGGTAGAGTGGTGTGGTATGGTGTGGGTAGTTCTGGACATTGCAGAGGAGGCTATGGCTAGTTAGAATATACGCATGGTAACTGAATTACCTGTATCTGTTTTTAATGGGGTCCTCTCTTGGACTTTTGTGAGTTTGTTTCTTAATTGGAATTGCTTGAGGTGATCTCTTGGAGATTAAGTTCAGTTCAACAGTGGGTTGCTCCTACTATATTTGAGGCTCTGTCCATTACTAGGCACTagggatataaagatgaatatgaCATAGTTCCTCTCCATGAGTTAAGTAGGATCTAATGGgataataaatacacaaataattttagTACATGCTGATAAATGGTGTAAAGGAAATATGCATAGTGTTCCATAAGAGCACAGAAGAGGACTACTTATCTCAGCATGGGGGTGTAGAAGATGCATTTTGAAGATGGCATCTGAGCTGACTCTTAAAGAATGAGTAGGAGTTAGCCATCTGAAAAAGAGTGATGATGGGGGTGTGGAATAGAGAAGGGAGAGGGGCATTCAGGCAAAGAGAAGAGCCTGAAGAAGGTATAGAGAAACAAATTGCGTGATGTATGTGAACTATAAACAAACTGATAGTGTTAGAGAATAAAAAGCGGATGTGATGGGAGATGAGGTTGGGAAGGTAGGCCTGATCTTAGAAGGCTTCATGTGTGTAAAGAATTTGGAGtgttcggccaggcatggtggctcacgcctgtaatctcagcactttgggaggccgaggcaggcggatcacaaggtcaggagttcgagaccagcctggccaatatggtgaaactccgtctctactaaaaatacaaaaagtagctgggcgtggtggcgggtgcctgtagtcccagctactcgggaagctgaggcaggagaattgcttgaacccgggaggcggaggttgcagtgagccaagatcgcgccactgcactccagtctgggcgacagggtgactctgtctcaaaaaaaaaaaaaaaaaaaagaaaaagagtttggaGTGTTCTTATAGATAACGACGGGGCTATCAATGGGTCTGAAGCAGGAAAGTGACTTGGTCAGTTGCAGATTTTAGACAGCTAACTGAACTAGATGTGGCAGTGGATGGATTTAGGTAGGTTAAGATTGGTGTTGCAGAGAACTTTTAAAGTTACAGTAGTCCAGTTGAGAGATTATTGTAATCTGAACCATGGCAGTGGAGGTGGAAAGGTAGGATAGATTTAAGAAATATCTAGAAGTAGCATTAACAGGAATTTAGGATTGATTGTGTGATTGGAGATTGTGACCAGAGAGTGCACAGTATAGGATGGTACTGTCTGGTGGAGCAGTAAGTATGAGTGACTTGAGTGGAGTGAAAGTTGTTGAATTTGAGAATTGATTAATGGCTGCGTCATTGGTATTACTCATAACCCATAATGATGGAGGAACTTTGTGAATCAAGAGCCAAACTATATAATGAATGTGGGGCTGTGATTGGTCATTGATAGGGGATTGGTAAATGACATCCATGAGGAAAGCTTAGAAGTTGGTATTGCCAAGGCcaagtacggtggctcacgcctgtaatcccagcactttgggaggctgagtcaggtggatgacatgaggtcaggagttcaagaccagcctgaccatcatggtaaaaccccgtctctactaaaaatacaaaaattagcaagacgtggtggtgtgtgcctgtaatcccacctacttgggaggccgaggcacgagaattgcttgagcctgggaggcggaggttgcagtgagccgagattgtgccactgcactacagcctgggtgacaaagtgagactccatctcaaaaaaaggttGGTATTGCCAAATAGTGTGAAGATCAAGGGAGTACAAATGGCATAGAATTACAAGAATGCTTATTTAGAAActtaatgtttgttttaaatccATGAGTTTTGGTAAATATTGATAAACTTTCTGAGCAGTTATCGTTTCTCGATGTGGTTGGATTGTAGGAAAAATGTGGAGGGGTGATTCTGGGCTGCAAAGGCCAAGGATGCTTGTATCTTTGAAATGTTTCACAACCATTTACATAAGGGTTACCCCGTGATTTTCTCAATGGATTCTTATCAACTCTGAGGTGTAGATTCATTCATCCCTGTTTATAGATGACAGCACTGAGAATTtggagttaagtgacttgcttgtGGTCACACAGCTACACAGCTTTTCAGTGATACAGTCAGAATTTAAactagttcttttcttttttttcgagatgggggactcactctgtcacccaggctacagtgcaggattatagctcactgcagccttgaactcctgggctcaagtgatcctcctgcctcagcctcctgagtagctgggactacaggcacatgccaccatgccttgccaatttttttcttttttgtagagatggggtctcgctatgttgaccaggctgatcttgaactcctggcctcaagccttcctcccacctcagcctcctgcgcagctgggactacaggcgtgtaccaccaagcccagctaattttttctttttttgtagaaatgggtctccctatgttgcccaggctggtcttgaacgcctgggatcaagtgatcctcctgccttggcttcccaaaatgctgggattacaggtgtgagcccctgtggctggccagtgtttatttttaaacaaacactttaaaaatttaataaacatgTATAAAGCACTGTACCGTGCCAGGCATTGTTAGCGACTGGGAATATGGGAATGCATAAGACTAGTTCCTGCCCTTGAGTGTCTCATCGGTTCTTTCCGTGCCCTTTCAGTACGGTGGGGATTGCAGCTGCTGAGCAGGGATTCTGGAAAGCATTGCGTACCTGAGCCCCCAGCATGGCGGGCCTAAAGCGGCGGGCAAGCCAGGTGTGGCCAGAAGAGCATGGTGAGCAGGAACATGGGCTGTACAGCCTGCACCGCATGTTTGACATCGTGGGCACTCATCTGACACACAGAGATGTGCGCgtgctttctttcctctttgttgATGTCATTGATGACCACGAGCGTGGACTCATCCGAAATGGACGTGACTTCTTATTGGCACTGGAGCGCCAGGGCCGCTGTGATGAAAGTAACTTTCGCCAGGTGCTGCAGCTGCTGCGCATCATTACTCGCCACGACCTGCTGCCCTACGTCACCCTCAAGAGGAGACGGGCTGGTGAGGAAGTATTAGGGGCTGGAATCAGGGAAGAGTTGTGGGAGGCCAGGAAGGAGCAGCATAGACATCCAAAGGGGAGGACACATTGGTCCTGGGGAGGACTTAGAGTAAGTTGTGAGGCCCACTGGGGGTTTGGACTGATAGAAGGGAAGGGTGTATATTTTCCTGAATGATTACTTCTCCTCCTACAGTGTGCCCTGATCTTGTAGACAAGTATCTGGAGGAGACATCAATTCGCTATGTGACCCCCAGAGCCCTCAGTGATCCAGaaccaaggcctccccagccctctaAAACAGGTGAGAAGACATTAACTCCCCCTACTTTCCATCATCAAGTAAAAAGACACTGATCCCATCACATTCTGGGCCTTGCCAGCTTAAATGAAAGGATGCTGTGTCCCCACATCTTaacccataaaaaaaaaatcaggtgaggTGACATTTCTCCTAGGTCCTGTATTTGCTCTCACATGTCTTTTCAAGTCACATTATTTCCACTGCTTTTAGTGCTAAGTCTAAATGATTCCTTCCTCATTCCAAGAGAAGTGCTTGAATTTCTGCCTTTACCCTActgtgttttcttcccttttactTTCTGGTCAGTGCCTCCCCACTATCCTGTGGTGTGCTGCCCCACTTCGGGTCCTCAGATGTGTAGCAAGCGGCCAGCCCGAGGGAGAGCCACACTTGGGAGCCAGCGAAAACGCCGGAAGTCAGTGACACCAGATCCCAAGGAAAAGCAGACATGTGGTGAGGAAGTTCAAGGGTTCCAGAGGTGGAGCAGACTTGAAGAATATAAAGAACTGCTGGGACACTGGGCAGTTTATGCTATTCAGTGTGATTCACTTTGATTGCCGTTGCAAAGTGAGGCTGAatggtttggtgtctggtggAAGAACTGCTCTTTATGATTGTGGCAGGGTACATTTCAACTTTTCTTAGTTAATACTACATCACAGGGATGTTGTTATGACATCCTTATTGTAGGATGAGCCAAGTCAAGATAGAGTATTAAAATGAACTTCTATGCCTGGTAATTAGGAAAATATCTCCTATAAGCAAGTTGCTACCTGTGAGTAATGGGAACAGTGCTGACCTGGGCATGTCCCGTTTAAGGGAACCTCCTGCATTCAGGCAAGGATTTCAGAGATACATACAAATAGTCCTGGGGAAGAGGTAGAGAAGCTGTCAGGTGATATTCCCTACTTTTTTATTCTGTTGTGCTTTTCAGTTTTCAAGCTTGGGTTGTAAACTCATCCCTTACTATAACCTCTTCTGCTCTGTATCTTCTGTTTCCAACAGACATCAGACTGCGGGTTCGGGCTGAATACTGCCAGCATGAGACTGCTCTGCAGGGCAATGTCTTCTCTAACAAGCAGGACCCACTTGAGCGCCAGTTTGAGCGCTTTAACCAGGCCAACACCATCCTCAAGTCCCGGGACCTGGGCTCCATCATCTGTGACATCAAGTTCTCTGAGCTCACCTACCTCGACGCATTCTGGCGCGACTACATCAATGGCTCTTTATTAGAGGCACTTAAAGGTGTCTTCATCACAGACTCCCTCAAGCAAGCTGTGGGCCATGAAGCCATCAAGCTGCTGGTAAATGTAGACGAGGAGGACTATGAGCTGGGCCGACAGAAACTCCTGAGGAACTTGATGCTGCAAGCATTGCCCTGACCTATTCCCTCTTCTCACTTTGGGGACTGTTCCCATCACCCACCTCTGGAGCT includes:
- the DEDD gene encoding death effector domain-containing protein, producing MAGLKRRASQVWPEEHGEQEHGLYSLHRMFDIVGTHLTHRDVRVLSFLFVDVIDDHERGLIRNGRDFLLALERQGRCDESNFRQVLQLLRIITRHDLLPYVTLKRRRAVCPDLVDKYLEETSIRYVTPRALSDPEPRPPQPSKTVPPHYPVVCCPTSGPQMCSKRPARGRATLGSQRKRRKSVTPDPKEKQTCDIRLRVRAEYCQHETALQGNVFSNKQDPLERQFERFNQANTILKSRDLGSIICDIKFSELTYLDAFWRDYINGSLLEALKGVFITDSLKQAVGHEAIKLLVNVDEEDYELGRQKLLRNLMLQALP